From one Diachasmimorpha longicaudata isolate KC_UGA_2023 chromosome 8, iyDiaLong2, whole genome shotgun sequence genomic stretch:
- the Atg13 gene encoding autophagy-related protein 13 isoform X3, which yields MPNLFNLAVPDLPEVLAEAKRVLCGEIVSSSIPLCIEISLRTVEGDTMVLETWSLGVLPEQSDPTIRVTYTVYNRMGILLKSLVSVSRVTPAYKLSRRQGPDSYVICYRIYMGEPQLHTLGDNYKHVRVGQLCTPVGTIHLSVSYRTKMTISPTHTSRDSIMLKSDHFHSDLSPRHARYQQSEEISKSLSDTIKVGAFVINKQVVVNEEDLVIPDVPFSSLLTPRQTSPPPGPQTETVSAPTCATTTSPPVSAPSASSIGVIASDCHNGNEKTAVDNATPKCNSRNGSRRSSCSITSANDDFIMVDLKTPFAGTNTNSDLGAFYRECQSAPQLQAFMEERTLGEQVGDLTKQLENFETNMHKYEDILTSLCQSDNNNQ from the exons ATGCCTAATCTA TTCAATCTGGCCGTTCCTGATCTCCCCGAAGTCCTGGCCGAAGCCAAAAGGGTTCTTTGTGGGGAAATAGTCAGTTCCTCGATACCTCTCTGCATTGAGATCTCTCTGAGGACAGTCGAGGGTGACACAATGGTCCTGGAGACCTGGAGTCTTGGAGTCTTACCCGAACAGAGTGACCCCACCATCAGGGTCACCTATACCGTATACAATAGAATGGGAATTTTATTAAAGTCTTTGGTGTCTGTTTCGAGGGTCACACCGGCTTACAAACTGAGCAGACGACAAGGACCCGATTCTTACGTTATTTGCTACAGAATTTATATGGGAGAACCTCAGCTGCATACGTTAG GAGATAATTATAAACACGTTAGAGTAGGGCAATTGTGTACACCAGTTGGTACAATACACTTATCAGTGTCGTACAGAACCAAAATGACGATATCACCGACTCATACCAGTAGAGACTCCATCATGCTCAAGAGTGATCATTTTCATTCGGATTTAAGTCCTAGGCACGCTAGATATCAACAAAG TGAAGAAATATCTAAATCTTTGAGTGATACAATCAAAGTGGGAGCTTTTGTGATAAATAAACAAGTCGTGGTGAACGAAGAGGACCTAGTGATCCCCGATGTTCCATTCAGTTCATTGTTGACACCTAGACAAACATCGCCACCACCAGGACCCCAAACAGAGACAGTAAGCGCACCTACTTGCGCAACCACGACATCACCACCTGTTTCAGCTCCTTCTGCCAGCAGCATCGGTGTAATAGCCTCCGATTGTCATAACGGAAATGAGAAAACAGCCGTTGACAATGCTACACCGAAATGCAACTCCAGAAATGGATCCCGACGGAGCAGCTGCTCTATCACCAGTGCTAATGACGATTTCATTATGGTAGACTTG AAAACTCCTTTTGCTGGGACAAACACAAACAGTGATCTGGGTGCCTTCTACAGAGAATGCCAGAGTGCCCCTCAGCTACAGGCATTCATGGAGGAGCGAACATTGGGGGAGCAAGTTGGAGACTTGACGAAACAATTGGAGAACTTTGAAACGAATATGCATAAGTACGAGGATATCCTCACCTCGCTGTGTCAATCTGACAACAATAATCAGTGA
- the Atg13 gene encoding autophagy-related protein 13 isoform X1 — MSNMKLSMQDKKDLDKFMKFLALKAAQIIVQSRSGEKVMTKCKPDSSGANWFNLAVPDLPEVLAEAKRVLCGEIVSSSIPLCIEISLRTVEGDTMVLETWSLGVLPEQSDPTIRVTYTVYNRMGILLKSLVSVSRVTPAYKLSRRQGPDSYVICYRIYMGEPQLHTLGDNYKHVRVGQLCTPVGTIHLSVSYRTKMTISPTHTSRDSIMLKSDHFHSDLSPRHARYQQSEEISKSLSDTIKVGAFVINKQVVVNEEDLVIPDVPFSSLLTPRQTSPPPGPQTETVSAPTCATTTSPPVSAPSASSIGVIASDCHNGNEKTAVDNATPKCNSRNGSRRSSCSITSANDDFIMVDLKTPFAGTNTNSDLGAFYRECQSAPQLQAFMEERTLGEQVGDLTKQLENFETNMHKYEDILTSLCQSDNNNQ; from the exons ATGTCGAACATGAAGCTCAGCATGCAGGACAAGAAGGATTTGGATAAGTTTATGAAGTTTCTGGCACTCAAGGCTGCTCAGATTATTGTACAATCCAGATCGGGGGAGAAAGTCATGACGAAATGCAAGCCAGACTCGTCTGGAGCCAATTGG TTCAATCTGGCCGTTCCTGATCTCCCCGAAGTCCTGGCCGAAGCCAAAAGGGTTCTTTGTGGGGAAATAGTCAGTTCCTCGATACCTCTCTGCATTGAGATCTCTCTGAGGACAGTCGAGGGTGACACAATGGTCCTGGAGACCTGGAGTCTTGGAGTCTTACCCGAACAGAGTGACCCCACCATCAGGGTCACCTATACCGTATACAATAGAATGGGAATTTTATTAAAGTCTTTGGTGTCTGTTTCGAGGGTCACACCGGCTTACAAACTGAGCAGACGACAAGGACCCGATTCTTACGTTATTTGCTACAGAATTTATATGGGAGAACCTCAGCTGCATACGTTAG GAGATAATTATAAACACGTTAGAGTAGGGCAATTGTGTACACCAGTTGGTACAATACACTTATCAGTGTCGTACAGAACCAAAATGACGATATCACCGACTCATACCAGTAGAGACTCCATCATGCTCAAGAGTGATCATTTTCATTCGGATTTAAGTCCTAGGCACGCTAGATATCAACAAAG TGAAGAAATATCTAAATCTTTGAGTGATACAATCAAAGTGGGAGCTTTTGTGATAAATAAACAAGTCGTGGTGAACGAAGAGGACCTAGTGATCCCCGATGTTCCATTCAGTTCATTGTTGACACCTAGACAAACATCGCCACCACCAGGACCCCAAACAGAGACAGTAAGCGCACCTACTTGCGCAACCACGACATCACCACCTGTTTCAGCTCCTTCTGCCAGCAGCATCGGTGTAATAGCCTCCGATTGTCATAACGGAAATGAGAAAACAGCCGTTGACAATGCTACACCGAAATGCAACTCCAGAAATGGATCCCGACGGAGCAGCTGCTCTATCACCAGTGCTAATGACGATTTCATTATGGTAGACTTG AAAACTCCTTTTGCTGGGACAAACACAAACAGTGATCTGGGTGCCTTCTACAGAGAATGCCAGAGTGCCCCTCAGCTACAGGCATTCATGGAGGAGCGAACATTGGGGGAGCAAGTTGGAGACTTGACGAAACAATTGGAGAACTTTGAAACGAATATGCATAAGTACGAGGATATCCTCACCTCGCTGTGTCAATCTGACAACAATAATCAGTGA
- the Atg13 gene encoding autophagy-related protein 13 homolog isoform X2 has protein sequence MSNMKLSMQDKKDLDKFMKFLALKAAQIIVQSRSGEKVMTKCKPDSSGANWFNLAVPDLPEVLAEAKRVLCGEIVSSSIPLCIEISLRTVEGDTMVLETWSLGVLPEQSDPTIRVTYTVYNRMGILLKSLVSVSRVTPAYKLSRRQGPDSYVICYRIYMGEPQLHTLGDNYKHVRVGQLCTPVGTIHLSVSYRTKMTISPTHTSRDSIMLKSDHFHSDLSPRHARYQQSEEISKSLSDTIKVGAFVINKQVVVNEEDLVIPDVPFSSLLTPRQTSPPPGPQTETVSAPTCATTTSPPVSAPSASSIGVIASDCHNGNEKTAVDNATPKCNSRNGSRRSSCSITSANDDFIMKTPFAGTNTNSDLGAFYRECQSAPQLQAFMEERTLGEQVGDLTKQLENFETNMHKYEDILTSLCQSDNNNQ, from the exons ATGTCGAACATGAAGCTCAGCATGCAGGACAAGAAGGATTTGGATAAGTTTATGAAGTTTCTGGCACTCAAGGCTGCTCAGATTATTGTACAATCCAGATCGGGGGAGAAAGTCATGACGAAATGCAAGCCAGACTCGTCTGGAGCCAATTGG TTCAATCTGGCCGTTCCTGATCTCCCCGAAGTCCTGGCCGAAGCCAAAAGGGTTCTTTGTGGGGAAATAGTCAGTTCCTCGATACCTCTCTGCATTGAGATCTCTCTGAGGACAGTCGAGGGTGACACAATGGTCCTGGAGACCTGGAGTCTTGGAGTCTTACCCGAACAGAGTGACCCCACCATCAGGGTCACCTATACCGTATACAATAGAATGGGAATTTTATTAAAGTCTTTGGTGTCTGTTTCGAGGGTCACACCGGCTTACAAACTGAGCAGACGACAAGGACCCGATTCTTACGTTATTTGCTACAGAATTTATATGGGAGAACCTCAGCTGCATACGTTAG GAGATAATTATAAACACGTTAGAGTAGGGCAATTGTGTACACCAGTTGGTACAATACACTTATCAGTGTCGTACAGAACCAAAATGACGATATCACCGACTCATACCAGTAGAGACTCCATCATGCTCAAGAGTGATCATTTTCATTCGGATTTAAGTCCTAGGCACGCTAGATATCAACAAAG TGAAGAAATATCTAAATCTTTGAGTGATACAATCAAAGTGGGAGCTTTTGTGATAAATAAACAAGTCGTGGTGAACGAAGAGGACCTAGTGATCCCCGATGTTCCATTCAGTTCATTGTTGACACCTAGACAAACATCGCCACCACCAGGACCCCAAACAGAGACAGTAAGCGCACCTACTTGCGCAACCACGACATCACCACCTGTTTCAGCTCCTTCTGCCAGCAGCATCGGTGTAATAGCCTCCGATTGTCATAACGGAAATGAGAAAACAGCCGTTGACAATGCTACACCGAAATGCAACTCCAGAAATGGATCCCGACGGAGCAGCTGCTCTATCACCAGTGCTAATGACGATTTCATTATG AAAACTCCTTTTGCTGGGACAAACACAAACAGTGATCTGGGTGCCTTCTACAGAGAATGCCAGAGTGCCCCTCAGCTACAGGCATTCATGGAGGAGCGAACATTGGGGGAGCAAGTTGGAGACTTGACGAAACAATTGGAGAACTTTGAAACGAATATGCATAAGTACGAGGATATCCTCACCTCGCTGTGTCAATCTGACAACAATAATCAGTGA
- the LOC135165167 gene encoding uncharacterized protein LOC135165167 translates to MEFMELEKVLVLDKQQSSNIGSSQSKKTVNGRALFRWWLYVIPRACVCTRSGRVHYNVTDSLIRRKGREGGREESESGVARSGSTNDQHLGQDTSPCWRETIPVKGSKTCVWVVPLGVLLRHSTEWRR, encoded by the exons ATGGAATTTATGGAACTCGAAAAAGTCCTAGTCCTAGACAAACAACAATCTTCAAACATTGGCAGTTCCCAAAGCAAGAAAACG GTCAATGGAAGAGCGCTGTTTCGGTGGTGGTTGTACGTCATCCCCCGAGCTTGCGTCTGCACAAGGTCTGGCCGGGTTCACTACAACGTCACCGATTCGCTGATAAGGAGAAAGGGACGAGAGGGCGGGAGGGAGGAGAGTGAGTCCGGCGTCGCGAGGTCTGGGTCGACCAACGACCAACATTTGGGGCAGGATACGAGTCCATGTTGGAGAGAGACAATTCCTGTAAAAGGGAGCAAGACATGTGTGTGGGTGGTACCCTTGGGAGTCCTCTTACGTCACTCGACGGAGTGGCGACGGTGA